The DNA region AAAGGCATTCCGCTTTAGTAAGCAACATTTCAGGAACTGAAATACTATAATCAAAAGTAAGGTTTGAATTATTTGTTAAGACGTATGTACCATACCATCTAATTGTACGATCATAAGGAAAATACAAATTCAAACGCTGATCAGAAGAGGTTAACAAATTAATATAATCTCCTGACGCATAGAATGAACTATAAGCCACATTGTAAAAACTTTCATCATTACAAAAACGACCTAAATAAACTTCTGGATTTGTCGACAATGATAATAATTGTGTTGGAACATTATACGAATTGTAATCCACCAAAGAACGTTTAATAGCAAGTGCGGAATCGGCATATATCTCAGCACTGTCAAATTTATTCATATAAAGATATGTTCTAGCCAAAAGTGCAAAGCCAGATGCTTTTCCCGGGTGAATAATATCTATGCCCATATTTTCAAGATTCGGATTCGAAACTGCATATAATAGTTCGGATATTATAAAATTGTACATATCCGCAGCATTAGCGCGTTTGGGTAATAGATTCGCATTAGTTGTTGTTATTAATGGAACCGTCAAATCCTGTGATGCTGTACTTGATTGATATGCTGGTCCATAAATATTAGCTAATTGCCAATAATAATAGGCTCTATTTATTTTAGCTTGGGATTTTACTATACCTCTATCTACTTCTTTACTATTGGCATCTATTGTTGCATTATTTATTCTATCCAAAATTACATTCATTTGTAATATTCTAGAATAAGAAGAATTGTACATTTCATCCGATTGCCCATCGTCCCAGATCTTTTTTCGCCATTGATATGCTTTAGCATATGGAAAATTTTGAACGCCA from Rhizosphaericola mali includes:
- a CDS encoding RagB/SusD family nutrient uptake outer membrane protein codes for the protein MKKYLYFIVFLFLMSCSKFFDVKPSTTNVNPTTISDFKEVLNTDSNASCNYLIVDISSDADSFTNLMTGVQNFPYAKAYQWRKKIWDDGQSDEMYNSSYSRILQMNVILDRINNATIDANSKEVDRGIVKSQAKINRAYYYWQLANIYGPAYQSSTASQDLTVPLITTTNANLLPKRANAADMYNFIISELLYAVSNPNLENMGIDIIHPGKASGFALLARTYLYMNKFDSAEIYADSALAIKRSLVDYNSYNVPTQLLSLSTNPEVYLGRFCNDESFYNVAYSSFYASGDYINLLTSSDQRLNLYFPYDRTIRWYGTYVLTNNSNLTFDYSISVPEMLLTKAECLSRRGQYSDAIALINTLREKRISSFSYSPIEDYNANNTDSIVLAERRKELSFHGGLRWFDLKRLNREGKYTTTLYRYDYDANYNVITTASLSPNSPNYVFPFSTLIINNNQNMVQNERE